A region of Panicum virgatum strain AP13 chromosome 8N, P.virgatum_v5, whole genome shotgun sequence DNA encodes the following proteins:
- the LOC120686726 gene encoding uncharacterized protein LOC120686726 isoform X3 — translation MVETRRSSAAAAAGKRPSPSPSSSSVPAPKRPKAEAPASPTASAPGRAEEDSAPADPVRSAGSAEDAAAAAQKDQGADKPTATAAESSKRRKEPEQQQPVAPWAKLLSQCSQTPHQPISAPQFSVGQSKSCNLWLKDQPVSKILCKLRRLEQGGQCELEVVGKKGMVYLNGRSISAGTKVPLTGGDEVIFSSCRQAYIFQHPLNDKVHKVVPSSAVSLLESPVASAKRIHTDKRTPDTSSVAGEEMLAFISDQPKDVSAVPPAENSHRVVRPMALSASDKSKGRAVSPDKECENGENANEVNSNIEDSSMDVAASPVSPDDAANDTCQQNGFGPDAHLGAEIALEDQRDIIRDLTTSVPPSRCQAFKDGLKQGIISPSDIDVTFENFPYYLSENTKSVLLSCAFIHLEKKELIKQFAEISSINQRILLSGPAGSEIYQETLVKALAKHFGARLLVVDSLLLPGAPSKDPESQKDVGKSDKSGDKAAGEKFAIFQKHRSSLADAVHFRRPAAPTSSVNADIVGTSNLHAASLPKQESSTATSKSYTFREGDRVRYVGPALPASLSQRGPNYGYRGRVMLAFEDNGSSKIGVRFDKQIPDGNDLGGLCEEDHGFFCSAELLRPDFSAGEEVERLAMTELIEVISEENKSGPLIVLLKDVEKSFTGITESLSSLRSKLESLPSGVLIIGSHTQMDSRKEKAHPGGFLFTKFASSSQTLFDLFPDSFGNRLHERNKESPKAMKHLNKLFPNKISIQLPQDEVLLTDWKQQLDRDVETLKAKSNVGNIRAFLNRNGIECNDLEELFIKDQSLSNENVDKIVGYAVSYHLKHNKVETSNSKDAKLVLTSESLKHGLSMLQSMQSDNKSSKKSLKVVHSFPIFISFLVTQVTERSTSEFFSISQDIVTENEFEKRLLADVIPPNDIGVTFDDIGALENVKDTLKELVMLPLQRPELFCKGQLTKPCKGILLFGPPGTGKTMLAKAVATEAGANFINISMSSITSKWFGEGEKFVKAVFSLASKIAPSVIFIDEVDSMLGRRENPGEHEAMRKMKNEFMVNWDGLRTKDKERVLVLGATNRPFDLDEAVIRRFPRRLMVNLPDASNREKILKVILAKEELGPDVDLDSLANMTDGYSGSDLKNLCVTAAHYPIREILEKEKKEKNLAKTEGKHEPALYGSEDIRPLSIDDFKSAHEQVCASVSSDSANMNELLQWNDLYGEGGSRKKKALSYFM, via the exons ATGGTGGAgactcgccggagctccgccgccgcggccgccgggaaGCGCCCGTCCCCGtcgccgtcctcctcgtccGTGCCTGCCCCGAAGCGGCCCAAG GCGGAGGCCCCTGCGTCGCCGACGGCGTCCGCGCCCGGGAGGGCCGAGGAGGATTCCGCCCCCGCGGACCCCGTGAGGAGCGCCGGCTCagcggaggacgcggcggcggcagcgcagaAAG ATCAAGGAGCGGATAAGCCAACTGCCACGGCAGCCGAGAGTtcgaagaggaggaaggagccGGAGCAACAGCAGCCTGTGGCGCCATGGGCGAAGCTGCTATCGCAGTGCTCACAG ACTCCTCACCAACCCATCAGTGCCCCTCAATTTTCTGTTGGCCAAAGCAAAAGCTGTAATTTATGGCTGAAAGACCAACCTGTTAGCAAAATACTTTGCAAGCTGCGGCGCCTTGAG CAAGGAGGCCAATGTGAGTTAGAAGTTGTAGGCAAGAAGGGTATGGTCTACTTAAATGGAAGATCCATAAGTGCAGGCACAAAAGTTCCCCTTACAGGAGGTGATGAAGTCATATTCAGTTCATGCCGCCAGGCTTAT ATTTTTCAGCATCCTTTGAACGACAAAGTTCACAAGGTGGTGCCATCATCTGCTGTTAGCCTGTTAGAATCTCCTGTTGCTAGTGCCAAGCGCATCCATACAGATAAAAGAACACCAGACACTTCATCTGTTGCTGGTGAAGAAATGTTGGCATTTATTTCTGATCAGCCGAAGGATGTATCAGCAGTACCTCCTGCTGAGAATAGCCATAGAGTAGTGCGGCCAATGGCATTGTCTGCTTCGGATAAATCAAAGGGGCGTGCCGTTAGCCCTGATAAGGAATGTGAGAATGGGGAAAATGCTAATGAGGTTAATTCTAACATTGAAGACTCTTCAATGGATGTGGCTGCTTCTCCCGTGTCTCCTGATGATGCTGCAAACGATACCTGCCAACAAAATGGCTTTGGGCCTGATGCTCATCTTGGTGCGGAAATCG CTCTTGAAGATCAGAGGGATATCATCAGGGATCTTACAACCAGTGTGCCTCCAAGTAGATGTCAAGCCTTTAAGGATGGGTTGAAACAAGGGATTATTAGTCCAAGTGATATTGATGTTACCTTTGAGAATTTTCCTTACTATCTCAG TGAGAATACAAAGAGTGTGCTCTTATCATGTGCATTCATACACTTGGAAAAGAAGGAGCTCATCAAGCAATTTGCTGAGATTTCATCAATAAACCAGCGAATTTTGTTATCTGGTCCAGCAG GTTCTGAGATTTATCAGGAAACATTGGTAAAGGCACTGGCCAAACATTTTGGTGCTAGACTCCTTGTTGTGGATTCACTTTTGCTGCCTGGG GCACCTTCAAAGGATCCAGAATCCCAGAAAGATGTTGGGAAGTCTGATAAATCAGGGGATAAGGCAGCTGGTGAGAAGTTTGCAATATTTCAGAAGCATCGTTCTTCATTGGCAGACGCTGTTCACTTCAGGAGGCCTGCCGCACCAACTTCAAGTGTGAATGCTGATATTGTGGGAACATCCAATCTGCATGCTGCATCGCTACCCAAACAAGAATCGTCAACAGCTACATCCAAGAGCTATACTTTCAGAGAAG GTGATAGGGTACGGTATGTTGGTCCAGCTTTGCCAGCCTCATTATCACAAAG GGGACCAAATTACGGTTATCGAGGTAGAGTGATGCTCGCTTTTGAAGATAATGGATCCTCAAAAATCGGTGTCCGATTTGACAAACAGATCCCTGATGGTAATGATCTTGGCGGGTTGTGTGAGGAAGATCACGGTTTCTTCTGTTCTG CTGAATTACTTCGCCCAGATTTTTCCGCTGGTGAAGAAGTTGAGAGGCTAGCTATGACCGAGTTAATTGAG GTAATTTCAGAAGAAAACAAATCTGGACCTCTTATAGTGTTACTTAAGGATGTAGAGAAATCATTCACTGGAATTACTGAGTCACTTTCATCTTTGAGAAGCAAACTCGAATCGCTTCCATCTGGTGTCCTTATTATAGGATCCCACACCCAGATGGACAGCCGCAAAGAGAAG GCACATCCTGGAGGTTTTCTTTTTACGAAGTTTGCTAGTAGCAGTCAGACACTTTTTGACCTTTTCCCG gaTAGCTTTGGTAACAGATTGCATGAAAGGAACAAAGAAAGTCCAAAGGCAATGAAACATCTAAATAAACTTTTCCCCAACAAAATATCTATCCAGCTTCCACAG GATGAAGTTCTACTTACAGATTGGAAGCAGCAGTTGGATCGCGATGTTGAAACCCTTAAAGCCAAATCAAATGTTGGTAACATTCGTGCG TTTCTTAACCGCAATGGAATCGAATGCAATGACCTTGAAGAATTATTCATCAAGGACCAATCACTGAGTAATGAAA ACGTGGACAAGATCGTTGGGTATGCAGTGAGTTATCACCTTAAGCACAATAAAGTTGAAACCTCCAACTCCAAGGATGCTAAACTTGTACTCACAAGTGAAAG CCTCAAGCATGGGCTCAGCATGCTACAGAGCATGCAAAGTGATAACAAGAGCTCCAAAAAATCACTGAAGGTGGTACACTCTTTCCCCATATTCATAAGCTTTCTTGTTACTCAAGTTACTGAGCGCTCTACTTCTGAATTTTTCTCTATTTCTCAGGATATTGTCACAGAGAACGAATTTGAGAAAAGGCTTCTGGCGGATGTTATACCACCTAATGACATTGGAGTTACCTTTGATGATATTGGAGCCCTGGAGAATGTAAAGGACACATTAAAGGAGCTGGTGATGCTCCCTTTACAAAGGCCTGAATTGTTTTGCAAAGGGCAGTTAACAAAG CCTTGCAAGGGAATACTGCTTTTTGGACCTCCTGGCACTGGGAAAACTATGCTTGCAAAAGCAGTGGCAACTGAAGCGGGTGCTAATTTCATCAATATATCAATGTCGAGCATTACATCAAAG TGGTTTGGTGAAGGAGAGAAGTTTGTAAAGGCTGTTTTCTCACTAGCAAGTAAAATAGCTCCCAGTGTTATATTTATTGATGAG GTTGATAGTATGCTAGGAAGGAGAGAGAATCCAGGAGAGCATGAAGCGATGCGCAAGATGAAAAATGAATTTATGGTAAACTGGGATGGTTTACGAACTAAAGATAAAGAACGTGTACTGGTTCTTGGTGCTACAAATAGGCCTTTTGACCTAGATGAGGCTGTGATTAGGAGGTTCCCTCGCAG GTTAATGGTAAACTTACCTGATGCATCCAATagggagaaaattttaaaagtaATTCTGGCAAAAGAAGAGTTGGGACCAGATGTTGATCTGGACTCACTTGCCAATATGACTGATGGATATTCAGGAAGCGACCTGAAG AATCTGTGCGTGACAGCAGCACATTACCCCATTCGAGAAATTctggagaaggaaaagaag GAGAAGAATTTAGCCAAAACGGAAGGAAAGCATGAGCCTGCATTGTATGGCAGTGAGGACATTCGTCCTCTTAGCATAGATGATTTCAAATCTGCCCATGAGCAG GTTTGTGCGAGTGTTTCATCTGATTCAGCAAACATGAATGAGCTTCTTCAATGGAATGACCTGTACGGTGAAGGCGGgtcaaggaagaagaaagcacTGAGCTACTTCATGTGA
- the LOC120686726 gene encoding uncharacterized protein LOC120686726 isoform X1 — MVETRRSSAAAAAGKRPSPSPSSSSVPAPKRPKAEAPASPTASAPGRAEEDSAPADPVRSAGSAEDAAAAAQKDQGADKPTATAAESSKRRKEPEQQQPVAPWAKLLSQCSQTPHQPISAPQFSVGQSKSCNLWLKDQPVSKILCKLRRLEQGGQCELEVVGKKGMVYLNGRSISAGTKVPLTGGDEVIFSSCRQAYIFQHPLNDKVHKVVPSSAVSLLESPVASAKRIHTDKRTPDTSSVAGEEMLAFISDQPKDVSAVPPAENSHRVVRPMALSASDKSKGRAVSPDKECENGENANEVNSNIEDSSMDVAASPVSPDDAANDTCQQNGFGPDAHLGAEIGKIATYKIRPVVRMFTGSTVPEFDLTGDLFKALEDQRDIIRDLTTSVPPSRCQAFKDGLKQGIISPSDIDVTFENFPYYLSENTKSVLLSCAFIHLEKKELIKQFAEISSINQRILLSGPAGSEIYQETLVKALAKHFGARLLVVDSLLLPGAPSKDPESQKDVGKSDKSGDKAAGEKFAIFQKHRSSLADAVHFRRPAAPTSSVNADIVGTSNLHAASLPKQESSTATSKSYTFREGDRVRYVGPALPASLSQRGPNYGYRGRVMLAFEDNGSSKIGVRFDKQIPDGNDLGGLCEEDHGFFCSAELLRPDFSAGEEVERLAMTELIEVISEENKSGPLIVLLKDVEKSFTGITESLSSLRSKLESLPSGVLIIGSHTQMDSRKEKAHPGGFLFTKFASSSQTLFDLFPDSFGNRLHERNKESPKAMKHLNKLFPNKISIQLPQDEVLLTDWKQQLDRDVETLKAKSNVGNIRAFLNRNGIECNDLEELFIKDQSLSNENVDKIVGYAVSYHLKHNKVETSNSKDAKLVLTSESLKHGLSMLQSMQSDNKSSKKSLKVVHSFPIFISFLVTQVTERSTSEFFSISQDIVTENEFEKRLLADVIPPNDIGVTFDDIGALENVKDTLKELVMLPLQRPELFCKGQLTKPCKGILLFGPPGTGKTMLAKAVATEAGANFINISMSSITSKWFGEGEKFVKAVFSLASKIAPSVIFIDEVDSMLGRRENPGEHEAMRKMKNEFMVNWDGLRTKDKERVLVLGATNRPFDLDEAVIRRFPRRLMVNLPDASNREKILKVILAKEELGPDVDLDSLANMTDGYSGSDLKNLCVTAAHYPIREILEKEKKEKNLAKTEGKHEPALYGSEDIRPLSIDDFKSAHEQVCASVSSDSANMNELLQWNDLYGEGGSRKKKALSYFM, encoded by the exons ATGGTGGAgactcgccggagctccgccgccgcggccgccgggaaGCGCCCGTCCCCGtcgccgtcctcctcgtccGTGCCTGCCCCGAAGCGGCCCAAG GCGGAGGCCCCTGCGTCGCCGACGGCGTCCGCGCCCGGGAGGGCCGAGGAGGATTCCGCCCCCGCGGACCCCGTGAGGAGCGCCGGCTCagcggaggacgcggcggcggcagcgcagaAAG ATCAAGGAGCGGATAAGCCAACTGCCACGGCAGCCGAGAGTtcgaagaggaggaaggagccGGAGCAACAGCAGCCTGTGGCGCCATGGGCGAAGCTGCTATCGCAGTGCTCACAG ACTCCTCACCAACCCATCAGTGCCCCTCAATTTTCTGTTGGCCAAAGCAAAAGCTGTAATTTATGGCTGAAAGACCAACCTGTTAGCAAAATACTTTGCAAGCTGCGGCGCCTTGAG CAAGGAGGCCAATGTGAGTTAGAAGTTGTAGGCAAGAAGGGTATGGTCTACTTAAATGGAAGATCCATAAGTGCAGGCACAAAAGTTCCCCTTACAGGAGGTGATGAAGTCATATTCAGTTCATGCCGCCAGGCTTAT ATTTTTCAGCATCCTTTGAACGACAAAGTTCACAAGGTGGTGCCATCATCTGCTGTTAGCCTGTTAGAATCTCCTGTTGCTAGTGCCAAGCGCATCCATACAGATAAAAGAACACCAGACACTTCATCTGTTGCTGGTGAAGAAATGTTGGCATTTATTTCTGATCAGCCGAAGGATGTATCAGCAGTACCTCCTGCTGAGAATAGCCATAGAGTAGTGCGGCCAATGGCATTGTCTGCTTCGGATAAATCAAAGGGGCGTGCCGTTAGCCCTGATAAGGAATGTGAGAATGGGGAAAATGCTAATGAGGTTAATTCTAACATTGAAGACTCTTCAATGGATGTGGCTGCTTCTCCCGTGTCTCCTGATGATGCTGCAAACGATACCTGCCAACAAAATGGCTTTGGGCCTGATGCTCATCTTGGTGCGGAAATCGGTAAGATTGCAACCTATAAGATAAGGCCAGTTGTGAGGATGTTTACAGGATCAACTGTACCTGAGTTCGATTTGACTGGTGATCTTTTTAAAGCTCTTGAAGATCAGAGGGATATCATCAGGGATCTTACAACCAGTGTGCCTCCAAGTAGATGTCAAGCCTTTAAGGATGGGTTGAAACAAGGGATTATTAGTCCAAGTGATATTGATGTTACCTTTGAGAATTTTCCTTACTATCTCAG TGAGAATACAAAGAGTGTGCTCTTATCATGTGCATTCATACACTTGGAAAAGAAGGAGCTCATCAAGCAATTTGCTGAGATTTCATCAATAAACCAGCGAATTTTGTTATCTGGTCCAGCAG GTTCTGAGATTTATCAGGAAACATTGGTAAAGGCACTGGCCAAACATTTTGGTGCTAGACTCCTTGTTGTGGATTCACTTTTGCTGCCTGGG GCACCTTCAAAGGATCCAGAATCCCAGAAAGATGTTGGGAAGTCTGATAAATCAGGGGATAAGGCAGCTGGTGAGAAGTTTGCAATATTTCAGAAGCATCGTTCTTCATTGGCAGACGCTGTTCACTTCAGGAGGCCTGCCGCACCAACTTCAAGTGTGAATGCTGATATTGTGGGAACATCCAATCTGCATGCTGCATCGCTACCCAAACAAGAATCGTCAACAGCTACATCCAAGAGCTATACTTTCAGAGAAG GTGATAGGGTACGGTATGTTGGTCCAGCTTTGCCAGCCTCATTATCACAAAG GGGACCAAATTACGGTTATCGAGGTAGAGTGATGCTCGCTTTTGAAGATAATGGATCCTCAAAAATCGGTGTCCGATTTGACAAACAGATCCCTGATGGTAATGATCTTGGCGGGTTGTGTGAGGAAGATCACGGTTTCTTCTGTTCTG CTGAATTACTTCGCCCAGATTTTTCCGCTGGTGAAGAAGTTGAGAGGCTAGCTATGACCGAGTTAATTGAG GTAATTTCAGAAGAAAACAAATCTGGACCTCTTATAGTGTTACTTAAGGATGTAGAGAAATCATTCACTGGAATTACTGAGTCACTTTCATCTTTGAGAAGCAAACTCGAATCGCTTCCATCTGGTGTCCTTATTATAGGATCCCACACCCAGATGGACAGCCGCAAAGAGAAG GCACATCCTGGAGGTTTTCTTTTTACGAAGTTTGCTAGTAGCAGTCAGACACTTTTTGACCTTTTCCCG gaTAGCTTTGGTAACAGATTGCATGAAAGGAACAAAGAAAGTCCAAAGGCAATGAAACATCTAAATAAACTTTTCCCCAACAAAATATCTATCCAGCTTCCACAG GATGAAGTTCTACTTACAGATTGGAAGCAGCAGTTGGATCGCGATGTTGAAACCCTTAAAGCCAAATCAAATGTTGGTAACATTCGTGCG TTTCTTAACCGCAATGGAATCGAATGCAATGACCTTGAAGAATTATTCATCAAGGACCAATCACTGAGTAATGAAA ACGTGGACAAGATCGTTGGGTATGCAGTGAGTTATCACCTTAAGCACAATAAAGTTGAAACCTCCAACTCCAAGGATGCTAAACTTGTACTCACAAGTGAAAG CCTCAAGCATGGGCTCAGCATGCTACAGAGCATGCAAAGTGATAACAAGAGCTCCAAAAAATCACTGAAGGTGGTACACTCTTTCCCCATATTCATAAGCTTTCTTGTTACTCAAGTTACTGAGCGCTCTACTTCTGAATTTTTCTCTATTTCTCAGGATATTGTCACAGAGAACGAATTTGAGAAAAGGCTTCTGGCGGATGTTATACCACCTAATGACATTGGAGTTACCTTTGATGATATTGGAGCCCTGGAGAATGTAAAGGACACATTAAAGGAGCTGGTGATGCTCCCTTTACAAAGGCCTGAATTGTTTTGCAAAGGGCAGTTAACAAAG CCTTGCAAGGGAATACTGCTTTTTGGACCTCCTGGCACTGGGAAAACTATGCTTGCAAAAGCAGTGGCAACTGAAGCGGGTGCTAATTTCATCAATATATCAATGTCGAGCATTACATCAAAG TGGTTTGGTGAAGGAGAGAAGTTTGTAAAGGCTGTTTTCTCACTAGCAAGTAAAATAGCTCCCAGTGTTATATTTATTGATGAG GTTGATAGTATGCTAGGAAGGAGAGAGAATCCAGGAGAGCATGAAGCGATGCGCAAGATGAAAAATGAATTTATGGTAAACTGGGATGGTTTACGAACTAAAGATAAAGAACGTGTACTGGTTCTTGGTGCTACAAATAGGCCTTTTGACCTAGATGAGGCTGTGATTAGGAGGTTCCCTCGCAG GTTAATGGTAAACTTACCTGATGCATCCAATagggagaaaattttaaaagtaATTCTGGCAAAAGAAGAGTTGGGACCAGATGTTGATCTGGACTCACTTGCCAATATGACTGATGGATATTCAGGAAGCGACCTGAAG AATCTGTGCGTGACAGCAGCACATTACCCCATTCGAGAAATTctggagaaggaaaagaag GAGAAGAATTTAGCCAAAACGGAAGGAAAGCATGAGCCTGCATTGTATGGCAGTGAGGACATTCGTCCTCTTAGCATAGATGATTTCAAATCTGCCCATGAGCAG GTTTGTGCGAGTGTTTCATCTGATTCAGCAAACATGAATGAGCTTCTTCAATGGAATGACCTGTACGGTGAAGGCGGgtcaaggaagaagaaagcacTGAGCTACTTCATGTGA
- the LOC120686726 gene encoding uncharacterized protein LOC120686726 isoform X2: MVETRRSSAAAAAGKRPSPSPSSSSVPAPKRPKAEAPASPTASAPGRAEEDSAPADPVRSAGSAEDAAAAAQKDQGADKPTATAAESSKRRKEPEQQQPVAPWAKLLSQCSQTPHQPISAPQFSVGQSKSCNLWLKDQPVSKILCKLRRLEQGGQCELEVVGKKGMVYLNGRSISAGTKVPLTGGDEVIFSSCRQAYIFQHPLNDKVHKVVPSSAVSLLESPVASAKRIHTDKRTPDTSSVAGEEMLAFISDQPKDVSAVPPAENSHRVVRPMALSASDKSKGRAVSPDKECENGENANEVNSNIEDSSMDVAASPVSPDDAANDTCQQNGFGPDAHLGAEIGKIATYKIRPVVRMFTGSTVPEFDLTGDLFKALEDQRDIIRDLTTSVPPSRCQAFKDGLKQGIISPSDIDVTFENFPYYLSENTKSVLLSCAFIHLEKKELIKQFAEISSINQRILLSGPAGSEIYQETLVKALAKHFGARLLVVDSLLLPGAPSKDPESQKDVGKSDKSGDKAAGEKFAIFQKHRSSLADAVHFRRPAAPTSSVNADIVGTSNLHAASLPKQESSTATSKSYTFREGDRVRYVGPALPASLSQRGPNYGYRGRVMLAFEDNGSSKIGVRFDKQIPDGNDLGGLCEEDHGFFCSAELLRPDFSAGEEVERLAMTELIEVISEENKSGPLIVLLKDVEKSFTGITESLSSLRSKLESLPSGVLIIGSHTQMDSRKEKAHPGGFLFTKFASSSQTLFDLFPDSFGNRLHERNKESPKAMKHLNKLFPNKISIQLPQDEVLLTDWKQQLDRDVETLKAKSNVGNIRAFLNRNGIECNDLEELFIKDQSLSNENVDKIVGYAVSYHLKHNKVETSNSKDAKLVLTSESLKHGLSMLQSMQSDNKSSKKSLKDIVTENEFEKRLLADVIPPNDIGVTFDDIGALENVKDTLKELVMLPLQRPELFCKGQLTKPCKGILLFGPPGTGKTMLAKAVATEAGANFINISMSSITSKWFGEGEKFVKAVFSLASKIAPSVIFIDEVDSMLGRRENPGEHEAMRKMKNEFMVNWDGLRTKDKERVLVLGATNRPFDLDEAVIRRFPRRLMVNLPDASNREKILKVILAKEELGPDVDLDSLANMTDGYSGSDLKNLCVTAAHYPIREILEKEKKEKNLAKTEGKHEPALYGSEDIRPLSIDDFKSAHEQVCASVSSDSANMNELLQWNDLYGEGGSRKKKALSYFM; encoded by the exons ATGGTGGAgactcgccggagctccgccgccgcggccgccgggaaGCGCCCGTCCCCGtcgccgtcctcctcgtccGTGCCTGCCCCGAAGCGGCCCAAG GCGGAGGCCCCTGCGTCGCCGACGGCGTCCGCGCCCGGGAGGGCCGAGGAGGATTCCGCCCCCGCGGACCCCGTGAGGAGCGCCGGCTCagcggaggacgcggcggcggcagcgcagaAAG ATCAAGGAGCGGATAAGCCAACTGCCACGGCAGCCGAGAGTtcgaagaggaggaaggagccGGAGCAACAGCAGCCTGTGGCGCCATGGGCGAAGCTGCTATCGCAGTGCTCACAG ACTCCTCACCAACCCATCAGTGCCCCTCAATTTTCTGTTGGCCAAAGCAAAAGCTGTAATTTATGGCTGAAAGACCAACCTGTTAGCAAAATACTTTGCAAGCTGCGGCGCCTTGAG CAAGGAGGCCAATGTGAGTTAGAAGTTGTAGGCAAGAAGGGTATGGTCTACTTAAATGGAAGATCCATAAGTGCAGGCACAAAAGTTCCCCTTACAGGAGGTGATGAAGTCATATTCAGTTCATGCCGCCAGGCTTAT ATTTTTCAGCATCCTTTGAACGACAAAGTTCACAAGGTGGTGCCATCATCTGCTGTTAGCCTGTTAGAATCTCCTGTTGCTAGTGCCAAGCGCATCCATACAGATAAAAGAACACCAGACACTTCATCTGTTGCTGGTGAAGAAATGTTGGCATTTATTTCTGATCAGCCGAAGGATGTATCAGCAGTACCTCCTGCTGAGAATAGCCATAGAGTAGTGCGGCCAATGGCATTGTCTGCTTCGGATAAATCAAAGGGGCGTGCCGTTAGCCCTGATAAGGAATGTGAGAATGGGGAAAATGCTAATGAGGTTAATTCTAACATTGAAGACTCTTCAATGGATGTGGCTGCTTCTCCCGTGTCTCCTGATGATGCTGCAAACGATACCTGCCAACAAAATGGCTTTGGGCCTGATGCTCATCTTGGTGCGGAAATCGGTAAGATTGCAACCTATAAGATAAGGCCAGTTGTGAGGATGTTTACAGGATCAACTGTACCTGAGTTCGATTTGACTGGTGATCTTTTTAAAGCTCTTGAAGATCAGAGGGATATCATCAGGGATCTTACAACCAGTGTGCCTCCAAGTAGATGTCAAGCCTTTAAGGATGGGTTGAAACAAGGGATTATTAGTCCAAGTGATATTGATGTTACCTTTGAGAATTTTCCTTACTATCTCAG TGAGAATACAAAGAGTGTGCTCTTATCATGTGCATTCATACACTTGGAAAAGAAGGAGCTCATCAAGCAATTTGCTGAGATTTCATCAATAAACCAGCGAATTTTGTTATCTGGTCCAGCAG GTTCTGAGATTTATCAGGAAACATTGGTAAAGGCACTGGCCAAACATTTTGGTGCTAGACTCCTTGTTGTGGATTCACTTTTGCTGCCTGGG GCACCTTCAAAGGATCCAGAATCCCAGAAAGATGTTGGGAAGTCTGATAAATCAGGGGATAAGGCAGCTGGTGAGAAGTTTGCAATATTTCAGAAGCATCGTTCTTCATTGGCAGACGCTGTTCACTTCAGGAGGCCTGCCGCACCAACTTCAAGTGTGAATGCTGATATTGTGGGAACATCCAATCTGCATGCTGCATCGCTACCCAAACAAGAATCGTCAACAGCTACATCCAAGAGCTATACTTTCAGAGAAG GTGATAGGGTACGGTATGTTGGTCCAGCTTTGCCAGCCTCATTATCACAAAG GGGACCAAATTACGGTTATCGAGGTAGAGTGATGCTCGCTTTTGAAGATAATGGATCCTCAAAAATCGGTGTCCGATTTGACAAACAGATCCCTGATGGTAATGATCTTGGCGGGTTGTGTGAGGAAGATCACGGTTTCTTCTGTTCTG CTGAATTACTTCGCCCAGATTTTTCCGCTGGTGAAGAAGTTGAGAGGCTAGCTATGACCGAGTTAATTGAG GTAATTTCAGAAGAAAACAAATCTGGACCTCTTATAGTGTTACTTAAGGATGTAGAGAAATCATTCACTGGAATTACTGAGTCACTTTCATCTTTGAGAAGCAAACTCGAATCGCTTCCATCTGGTGTCCTTATTATAGGATCCCACACCCAGATGGACAGCCGCAAAGAGAAG GCACATCCTGGAGGTTTTCTTTTTACGAAGTTTGCTAGTAGCAGTCAGACACTTTTTGACCTTTTCCCG gaTAGCTTTGGTAACAGATTGCATGAAAGGAACAAAGAAAGTCCAAAGGCAATGAAACATCTAAATAAACTTTTCCCCAACAAAATATCTATCCAGCTTCCACAG GATGAAGTTCTACTTACAGATTGGAAGCAGCAGTTGGATCGCGATGTTGAAACCCTTAAAGCCAAATCAAATGTTGGTAACATTCGTGCG TTTCTTAACCGCAATGGAATCGAATGCAATGACCTTGAAGAATTATTCATCAAGGACCAATCACTGAGTAATGAAA ACGTGGACAAGATCGTTGGGTATGCAGTGAGTTATCACCTTAAGCACAATAAAGTTGAAACCTCCAACTCCAAGGATGCTAAACTTGTACTCACAAGTGAAAG CCTCAAGCATGGGCTCAGCATGCTACAGAGCATGCAAAGTGATAACAAGAGCTCCAAAAAATCACTGAAG GATATTGTCACAGAGAACGAATTTGAGAAAAGGCTTCTGGCGGATGTTATACCACCTAATGACATTGGAGTTACCTTTGATGATATTGGAGCCCTGGAGAATGTAAAGGACACATTAAAGGAGCTGGTGATGCTCCCTTTACAAAGGCCTGAATTGTTTTGCAAAGGGCAGTTAACAAAG CCTTGCAAGGGAATACTGCTTTTTGGACCTCCTGGCACTGGGAAAACTATGCTTGCAAAAGCAGTGGCAACTGAAGCGGGTGCTAATTTCATCAATATATCAATGTCGAGCATTACATCAAAG TGGTTTGGTGAAGGAGAGAAGTTTGTAAAGGCTGTTTTCTCACTAGCAAGTAAAATAGCTCCCAGTGTTATATTTATTGATGAG GTTGATAGTATGCTAGGAAGGAGAGAGAATCCAGGAGAGCATGAAGCGATGCGCAAGATGAAAAATGAATTTATGGTAAACTGGGATGGTTTACGAACTAAAGATAAAGAACGTGTACTGGTTCTTGGTGCTACAAATAGGCCTTTTGACCTAGATGAGGCTGTGATTAGGAGGTTCCCTCGCAG GTTAATGGTAAACTTACCTGATGCATCCAATagggagaaaattttaaaagtaATTCTGGCAAAAGAAGAGTTGGGACCAGATGTTGATCTGGACTCACTTGCCAATATGACTGATGGATATTCAGGAAGCGACCTGAAG AATCTGTGCGTGACAGCAGCACATTACCCCATTCGAGAAATTctggagaaggaaaagaag GAGAAGAATTTAGCCAAAACGGAAGGAAAGCATGAGCCTGCATTGTATGGCAGTGAGGACATTCGTCCTCTTAGCATAGATGATTTCAAATCTGCCCATGAGCAG GTTTGTGCGAGTGTTTCATCTGATTCAGCAAACATGAATGAGCTTCTTCAATGGAATGACCTGTACGGTGAAGGCGGgtcaaggaagaagaaagcacTGAGCTACTTCATGTGA